A stretch of the Macaca mulatta isolate MMU2019108-1 chromosome 16, T2T-MMU8v2.0, whole genome shotgun sequence genome encodes the following:
- the NFE2L1 gene encoding endoplasmic reticulum membrane sensor NFE2L1 isoform X3 translates to MLSLKKYLTEGLLQFTILLSLIGVRVDVDTYLTSQLPPLREIILGPSSAYTQTQFHNLRNTLDGYGIHPKSIDLDNYFTARRLLSQVRALDRFQVPTTEVNAWLVHRDPEGSVSGSQPNSGLALESSSGLQDVTGPDNGVRESETEQGFGEDLEDLGAVAPPVSGDLTKEDIDLGAGREVFDYSHRQKEQDVEKELRDGGEQDTWAGEGAEALARNLLVDGETGESFPAQVPSGEDQTALSLEECLRLLEATCPFGENAEFPADISSITEAVPTESEPPALQNNLLSPLLTGTESPFDLEQQWQDLMSIMEMQAMEVNTSASEILYNAPPGDPLSTNYSLAPNTPINQNVSLHQASLGGCSQDFLLFSPEVESLPVASSSTLLPLAPSNSTSLNSTFGSTNLTGLFFPPQLNGTANDTAGPELPDPLGGLLDEAMLDEISLMDLAIEEGFNPVQASQLEEEFDSDSGLSLDSSHSPSSLSSSEGSSSSSSSSSSSSSSASSSASSSFSEEGAVGYSSDSETLDLEEAEGAVGYQPEYSKFCRMSYQDPAQLSCLPYLEHVGHNHTYNMAPSALDSADLPPPSALKKGSKEKQADFLDKQMSRDEHRARAMKIPFTNDKIINLPVEEFNELLSKYQLSEAQLSLIRDIRRRGKNKMAAQNCRKRKLDTILNLERDVEDLQRDKARLLREKVEFLRSLRQMKQKVQSLYQEVFGRLRDENGRPYSPSQYALQYAGDGSVLLIPRTMADQQARRQERKPKDRRK, encoded by the exons ATGCTTTCTCTGAAGAAATACTTAACGGAAGGACTTCTCCAGTTCACCATTCTGCTGAGTTTGATTGGGGTACGGGTGGACGTGGATACTTACCTGACCTCACAGCTCCCCCCGCTCCGGGAGATCATCCTGGGGCCCAGTTCTGCCTATACTCAGACCCAGTTCCACAACCTGAGGAATACCTTGGATGGCTATGGTATCCACCCCAAGAGCATAGACCTGGACAATTACTTCACTGCCCGGCGGCTCCTCAGTCAGGTGAGGGCCCTGGACAGGTTCCAGGTGCCAACCACTGAGGTAAATGCCTGGCTGGTTCACCGAGATCCAGAGGGGTCTGTCTCTGGCAGTCAGCCCAACTCAGGCCTCGCCCTCGAGAGTTCCAGTGGCCTCCAAGATGTGACAGGCCCAGACAACGGGGTGCGAGAAAGCGAAACGGAGCAGGGATTCGGTGAAGATTTGGAGGATTTGGGGGCTGTAGCCCCTCCAGTCAGTGGAGACTTAACCAAAGAG GATATTGATCTGGGGGCTGGGCGTGAGgtttttgactatagtcatcgCCAGAAGGAGCAGGATGTGGAAAAGGAGTTGCGAGATGGAGGCGAGCAGGACACCTGGGCAGGCGAGGGCGCGGAAGCTCTGGCACGGAACCTGCTAGTGGATGGAGAGACTGGGGAGAGCTTCCCTGCACAG GTGCCTAGTGGGGAGGACCAGACGGCCCTGTCCCTGGAAGAGTGCCTTAGGCTGCTGGAAGCCACCTGCCCCTTTGGGGAGAATGCTGAG TTTCCAGCAGACATTTCCAGCATAACAGAAGCAGTGCCTACTGAGAGTGAGCCCCCAGCTCTTCAGAACAACCTCTTGTCTCCTCTTCTGACCGGGACAGAGTCACCATTTGATTTGGAAcagcagtggcaagatctcatgTCCATCATGGAAATGCAG GCCATGGAAGTGAACACATCAGCAAGTGAAATCCTGTACAATGCCCCTCCTGGAGACCCACTGAGCACCAACTACAGCCTTGCCCCCAACACTCCCATCAATCAGAATGTCAGCCTGCATCAGGCGTCCCTGGGGGGCTGCAGCCAGGACTTCTTACTCTTCAGCCCTGAGGTGGAAAGCCTGCCTGTGGCCAGTAGCTCCACGCTGCTCCCGTTGGCCCCCAGCAATTCCACCAGCCTCAACTCCACCTTCGGCTCCACCAACCTGACAGGGCTCTTCTTTCCACCCCAGCTCAATGGCACAGCCAATGACACAGCAGGCCCAGAGCTGCCTGACCCTTTGGGGGGTCTGTTAGATGAAGCCATGTTGGATGAGATCAGCCTAATGGACCTGGCCATTGAAGAAGGCTTTAACCCTGTGCAGGCCTCCCAGCTGGAGGAGGAATTTGACTCTGACTCAGGCCTTTCCTTAGACTCGAGCCATAGCCCTTCTTCCCTAAGCAGCTCTGAAGGcagttcttcctcttcttcctcctcttcttcctcttcttcctctgcttcttcctctgcctcttcctccttttctgagGAAGGTGCGGTTGGCTACAGCTCTGACTCTGAGACCCTGGATCTGGAAGAGGCCGAGGGTGCTGTGGGCTACCAGCCTGAGTATTCCAAGTTCTGCCGCATGAGCTACCAGGATCCAGCTCAGCTCTCATGCCTGCCCTACCTGGAGCACGTGGGCCACAACCACACATACAACATGGCCCCCAGTGCCCTGGACTCAGCCGACCTGCCACCACCCAGTGCCCTCAAGAAAGGCAGCAAGGAGAAGCAGGCTGACTTCCTGGACAAGCAGATGAGCCGGGATGAGCACCGAGCCCGAGCCATGAAGATCCCTTTCACCAATGACAAAATCATCAACCTGCCTGTGGAGGAGTTCAACGAGCTGCTGTCCAAATATCAGCTGAGTGAAGCCCAGCTGAGCCTCATCCGAGATATCCGGCGCCGGGGCAAGAACAAGATGGCGGCGCAGAATTGCCGCAAGCGCAAGCTGGACACCATCCTGAATCTGGAGCGTGATGTGGAGGACCTGCAGCGCGACAAAGCTCGGCTGCTGCGGGAGAAAGTGGAGTTCCTGCGCTCCCTGCGACAGATGAAGCAGAAGGTCCAGAGCCTGTACCAGGAGGTGTTTGGGCGGCTGCGGGATGAGAATGGGCGACCCTACTCGCCTAGTCAGTATGCGCTCCAGTACGCCGGGGACGGCAGTGTCCTCCTCATCCCCCGCACGATGGCCGACCAGCAGGCCCGGCGGCAGGAGAGGAAGCCAAAGGACCGGAGAAAGTGA
- the NFE2L1 gene encoding endoplasmic reticulum membrane sensor NFE2L1 isoform X2 produces the protein MLSLKKYLTEGLLQFTILLSLIGVRVDVDTYLTSQLPPLREIILGPSSAYTQTQFHNLRNTLDGYGIHPKSIDLDNYFTARRLLSQVRALDRFQVPTTEVNAWLVHRDPEGSVSGSQPNSGLALESSSGLQDVTGPDNGVRESETEQGFGEDLEDLGAVAPPVSGDLTKEVNLIDILWRQDIDLGAGREVFDYSHRQKEQDVEKELRDGGEQDTWAGEGAEALARNLLVDGETGESFPAQVPSGEDQTALSLEECLRLLEATCPFGENAEFPADISSITEAVPTESEPPALQNNLLSPLLTGTESPFDLEQQWQDLMSIMEMQAMEVNTSASEILYNAPPGDPLSTNYSLAPNTPINQNVSLHQASLGGCSQDFLLFSPEVESLPVASSSTLLPLAPSNSTSLNSTFGSTNLTGLFFPPQLNGTANDTAGPELPDPLGGLLDEAMLDEISLMDLAIEEGFNPVQASQLEEEFDSDSGLSLDSSHSPSSLSSSEGSSSSSSSSSSSSSSASSSASSSFSEEGAVGYSSDSETLDLEEAEGAVGYQPEYSKFCRMSYQDPAQLSCLPYLEHVGHNHTYNMAPSALDSADLPPPSALKKGSKEKQADFLDKQMSRDEHRARAMKIPFTNDKIINLPVEEFNELLSKYQLSEAQLSLIRDIRRRGKNKMAAQNCRKRKLDTILNLERDVEDLQRDKARLLREKVEFLRSLRQMKQKVQSLYQEVFGRLRDENGRPYSPSQYALQYAGDGSVLLIPRTMADQQARRQERKPKDRRK, from the exons ATGCTTTCTCTGAAGAAATACTTAACGGAAGGACTTCTCCAGTTCACCATTCTGCTGAGTTTGATTGGGGTACGGGTGGACGTGGATACTTACCTGACCTCACAGCTCCCCCCGCTCCGGGAGATCATCCTGGGGCCCAGTTCTGCCTATACTCAGACCCAGTTCCACAACCTGAGGAATACCTTGGATGGCTATGGTATCCACCCCAAGAGCATAGACCTGGACAATTACTTCACTGCCCGGCGGCTCCTCAGTCAGGTGAGGGCCCTGGACAGGTTCCAGGTGCCAACCACTGAGGTAAATGCCTGGCTGGTTCACCGAGATCCAGAGGGGTCTGTCTCTGGCAGTCAGCCCAACTCAGGCCTCGCCCTCGAGAGTTCCAGTGGCCTCCAAGATGTGACAGGCCCAGACAACGGGGTGCGAGAAAGCGAAACGGAGCAGGGATTCGGTGAAGATTTGGAGGATTTGGGGGCTGTAGCCCCTCCAGTCAGTGGAGACTTAACCAAAGAGGTTA ATCTGATTGACATCCTTTGGCGACAGGATATTGATCTGGGGGCTGGGCGTGAGgtttttgactatagtcatcgCCAGAAGGAGCAGGATGTGGAAAAGGAGTTGCGAGATGGAGGCGAGCAGGACACCTGGGCAGGCGAGGGCGCGGAAGCTCTGGCACGGAACCTGCTAGTGGATGGAGAGACTGGGGAGAGCTTCCCTGCACAG GTGCCTAGTGGGGAGGACCAGACGGCCCTGTCCCTGGAAGAGTGCCTTAGGCTGCTGGAAGCCACCTGCCCCTTTGGGGAGAATGCTGAG TTTCCAGCAGACATTTCCAGCATAACAGAAGCAGTGCCTACTGAGAGTGAGCCCCCAGCTCTTCAGAACAACCTCTTGTCTCCTCTTCTGACCGGGACAGAGTCACCATTTGATTTGGAAcagcagtggcaagatctcatgTCCATCATGGAAATGCAG GCCATGGAAGTGAACACATCAGCAAGTGAAATCCTGTACAATGCCCCTCCTGGAGACCCACTGAGCACCAACTACAGCCTTGCCCCCAACACTCCCATCAATCAGAATGTCAGCCTGCATCAGGCGTCCCTGGGGGGCTGCAGCCAGGACTTCTTACTCTTCAGCCCTGAGGTGGAAAGCCTGCCTGTGGCCAGTAGCTCCACGCTGCTCCCGTTGGCCCCCAGCAATTCCACCAGCCTCAACTCCACCTTCGGCTCCACCAACCTGACAGGGCTCTTCTTTCCACCCCAGCTCAATGGCACAGCCAATGACACAGCAGGCCCAGAGCTGCCTGACCCTTTGGGGGGTCTGTTAGATGAAGCCATGTTGGATGAGATCAGCCTAATGGACCTGGCCATTGAAGAAGGCTTTAACCCTGTGCAGGCCTCCCAGCTGGAGGAGGAATTTGACTCTGACTCAGGCCTTTCCTTAGACTCGAGCCATAGCCCTTCTTCCCTAAGCAGCTCTGAAGGcagttcttcctcttcttcctcctcttcttcctcttcttcctctgcttcttcctctgcctcttcctccttttctgagGAAGGTGCGGTTGGCTACAGCTCTGACTCTGAGACCCTGGATCTGGAAGAGGCCGAGGGTGCTGTGGGCTACCAGCCTGAGTATTCCAAGTTCTGCCGCATGAGCTACCAGGATCCAGCTCAGCTCTCATGCCTGCCCTACCTGGAGCACGTGGGCCACAACCACACATACAACATGGCCCCCAGTGCCCTGGACTCAGCCGACCTGCCACCACCCAGTGCCCTCAAGAAAGGCAGCAAGGAGAAGCAGGCTGACTTCCTGGACAAGCAGATGAGCCGGGATGAGCACCGAGCCCGAGCCATGAAGATCCCTTTCACCAATGACAAAATCATCAACCTGCCTGTGGAGGAGTTCAACGAGCTGCTGTCCAAATATCAGCTGAGTGAAGCCCAGCTGAGCCTCATCCGAGATATCCGGCGCCGGGGCAAGAACAAGATGGCGGCGCAGAATTGCCGCAAGCGCAAGCTGGACACCATCCTGAATCTGGAGCGTGATGTGGAGGACCTGCAGCGCGACAAAGCTCGGCTGCTGCGGGAGAAAGTGGAGTTCCTGCGCTCCCTGCGACAGATGAAGCAGAAGGTCCAGAGCCTGTACCAGGAGGTGTTTGGGCGGCTGCGGGATGAGAATGGGCGACCCTACTCGCCTAGTCAGTATGCGCTCCAGTACGCCGGGGACGGCAGTGTCCTCCTCATCCCCCGCACGATGGCCGACCAGCAGGCCCGGCGGCAGGAGAGGAAGCCAAAGGACCGGAGAAAGTGA
- the NFE2L1 gene encoding endoplasmic reticulum membrane sensor NFE2L1 isoform X7: MTRLDRSSHSGGGNAKGSRPLNSLLAGHRVAQPPSVPGSRASVQDIDLIDILWRQDIDLGAGREVFDYSHRQKEQDVEKELRDGGEQDTWAGEGAEALARNLLVDGETGESFPAQVPSGEDQTALSLEECLRLLEATCPFGENAEFPADISSITEAVPTESEPPALQNNLLSPLLTGTESPFDLEQQWQDLMSIMEMQAMEVNTSASEILYNAPPGDPLSTNYSLAPNTPINQNVSLHQASLGGCSQDFLLFSPEVESLPVASSSTLLPLAPSNSTSLNSTFGSTNLTGLFFPPQLNGTANDTAGPELPDPLGGLLDEAMLDEISLMDLAIEEGFNPVQASQLEEEFDSDSGLSLDSSHSPSSLSSSEGSSSSSSSSSSSSSSASSSASSSFSEEGAVGYSSDSETLDLEEAEGAVGYQPEYSKFCRMSYQDPAQLSCLPYLEHVGHNHTYNMAPSALDSADLPPPSALKKGSKEKQADFLDKQMSRDEHRARAMKIPFTNDKIINLPVEEFNELLSKYQLSEAQLSLIRDIRRRGKNKMAAQNCRKRKLDTILNLERDVEDLQRDKARLLREKVEFLRSLRQMKQKVQSLYQEVFGRLRDENGRPYSPSQYALQYAGDGSVLLIPRTMADQQARRQERKPKDRRK, translated from the exons ATGACCCGCCTGGACCGCAGCTCTCACAGTGGTGGGGGCAATGCCAAAGGCAGCCGGCCCCTTAACTCTTTGCTGGCTGGTCACCGGGTGGCCCAGCCCCCCTCTGTTCCTGGGTCCAGGGCTTCTGTTCAG GACATAGATCTGATTGACATCCTTTGGCGACAGGATATTGATCTGGGGGCTGGGCGTGAGgtttttgactatagtcatcgCCAGAAGGAGCAGGATGTGGAAAAGGAGTTGCGAGATGGAGGCGAGCAGGACACCTGGGCAGGCGAGGGCGCGGAAGCTCTGGCACGGAACCTGCTAGTGGATGGAGAGACTGGGGAGAGCTTCCCTGCACAG GTGCCTAGTGGGGAGGACCAGACGGCCCTGTCCCTGGAAGAGTGCCTTAGGCTGCTGGAAGCCACCTGCCCCTTTGGGGAGAATGCTGAG TTTCCAGCAGACATTTCCAGCATAACAGAAGCAGTGCCTACTGAGAGTGAGCCCCCAGCTCTTCAGAACAACCTCTTGTCTCCTCTTCTGACCGGGACAGAGTCACCATTTGATTTGGAAcagcagtggcaagatctcatgTCCATCATGGAAATGCAG GCCATGGAAGTGAACACATCAGCAAGTGAAATCCTGTACAATGCCCCTCCTGGAGACCCACTGAGCACCAACTACAGCCTTGCCCCCAACACTCCCATCAATCAGAATGTCAGCCTGCATCAGGCGTCCCTGGGGGGCTGCAGCCAGGACTTCTTACTCTTCAGCCCTGAGGTGGAAAGCCTGCCTGTGGCCAGTAGCTCCACGCTGCTCCCGTTGGCCCCCAGCAATTCCACCAGCCTCAACTCCACCTTCGGCTCCACCAACCTGACAGGGCTCTTCTTTCCACCCCAGCTCAATGGCACAGCCAATGACACAGCAGGCCCAGAGCTGCCTGACCCTTTGGGGGGTCTGTTAGATGAAGCCATGTTGGATGAGATCAGCCTAATGGACCTGGCCATTGAAGAAGGCTTTAACCCTGTGCAGGCCTCCCAGCTGGAGGAGGAATTTGACTCTGACTCAGGCCTTTCCTTAGACTCGAGCCATAGCCCTTCTTCCCTAAGCAGCTCTGAAGGcagttcttcctcttcttcctcctcttcttcctcttcttcctctgcttcttcctctgcctcttcctccttttctgagGAAGGTGCGGTTGGCTACAGCTCTGACTCTGAGACCCTGGATCTGGAAGAGGCCGAGGGTGCTGTGGGCTACCAGCCTGAGTATTCCAAGTTCTGCCGCATGAGCTACCAGGATCCAGCTCAGCTCTCATGCCTGCCCTACCTGGAGCACGTGGGCCACAACCACACATACAACATGGCCCCCAGTGCCCTGGACTCAGCCGACCTGCCACCACCCAGTGCCCTCAAGAAAGGCAGCAAGGAGAAGCAGGCTGACTTCCTGGACAAGCAGATGAGCCGGGATGAGCACCGAGCCCGAGCCATGAAGATCCCTTTCACCAATGACAAAATCATCAACCTGCCTGTGGAGGAGTTCAACGAGCTGCTGTCCAAATATCAGCTGAGTGAAGCCCAGCTGAGCCTCATCCGAGATATCCGGCGCCGGGGCAAGAACAAGATGGCGGCGCAGAATTGCCGCAAGCGCAAGCTGGACACCATCCTGAATCTGGAGCGTGATGTGGAGGACCTGCAGCGCGACAAAGCTCGGCTGCTGCGGGAGAAAGTGGAGTTCCTGCGCTCCCTGCGACAGATGAAGCAGAAGGTCCAGAGCCTGTACCAGGAGGTGTTTGGGCGGCTGCGGGATGAGAATGGGCGACCCTACTCGCCTAGTCAGTATGCGCTCCAGTACGCCGGGGACGGCAGTGTCCTCCTCATCCCCCGCACGATGGCCGACCAGCAGGCCCGGCGGCAGGAGAGGAAGCCAAAGGACCGGAGAAAGTGA
- the NFE2L1 gene encoding endoplasmic reticulum membrane sensor NFE2L1 isoform X8 has translation MTRLDRSSHSGGGNAKGSRPLNSLLAGHRVAQPPSVPGSRASVQVDLIDILWRQDIDLGAGREVFDYSHRQKEQDVEKELRDGGEQDTWAGEGAEALARNLLVDGETGESFPAQVPSGEDQTALSLEECLRLLEATCPFGENAEFPADISSITEAVPTESEPPALQNNLLSPLLTGTESPFDLEQQWQDLMSIMEMQAMEVNTSASEILYNAPPGDPLSTNYSLAPNTPINQNVSLHQASLGGCSQDFLLFSPEVESLPVASSSTLLPLAPSNSTSLNSTFGSTNLTGLFFPPQLNGTANDTAGPELPDPLGGLLDEAMLDEISLMDLAIEEGFNPVQASQLEEEFDSDSGLSLDSSHSPSSLSSSEGSSSSSSSSSSSSSSASSSASSSFSEEGAVGYSSDSETLDLEEAEGAVGYQPEYSKFCRMSYQDPAQLSCLPYLEHVGHNHTYNMAPSALDSADLPPPSALKKGSKEKQADFLDKQMSRDEHRARAMKIPFTNDKIINLPVEEFNELLSKYQLSEAQLSLIRDIRRRGKNKMAAQNCRKRKLDTILNLERDVEDLQRDKARLLREKVEFLRSLRQMKQKVQSLYQEVFGRLRDENGRPYSPSQYALQYAGDGSVLLIPRTMADQQARRQERKPKDRRK, from the exons ATGACCCGCCTGGACCGCAGCTCTCACAGTGGTGGGGGCAATGCCAAAGGCAGCCGGCCCCTTAACTCTTTGCTGGCTGGTCACCGGGTGGCCCAGCCCCCCTCTGTTCCTGGGTCCAGGGCTTCTGTTCAGGTTG ATCTGATTGACATCCTTTGGCGACAGGATATTGATCTGGGGGCTGGGCGTGAGgtttttgactatagtcatcgCCAGAAGGAGCAGGATGTGGAAAAGGAGTTGCGAGATGGAGGCGAGCAGGACACCTGGGCAGGCGAGGGCGCGGAAGCTCTGGCACGGAACCTGCTAGTGGATGGAGAGACTGGGGAGAGCTTCCCTGCACAG GTGCCTAGTGGGGAGGACCAGACGGCCCTGTCCCTGGAAGAGTGCCTTAGGCTGCTGGAAGCCACCTGCCCCTTTGGGGAGAATGCTGAG TTTCCAGCAGACATTTCCAGCATAACAGAAGCAGTGCCTACTGAGAGTGAGCCCCCAGCTCTTCAGAACAACCTCTTGTCTCCTCTTCTGACCGGGACAGAGTCACCATTTGATTTGGAAcagcagtggcaagatctcatgTCCATCATGGAAATGCAG GCCATGGAAGTGAACACATCAGCAAGTGAAATCCTGTACAATGCCCCTCCTGGAGACCCACTGAGCACCAACTACAGCCTTGCCCCCAACACTCCCATCAATCAGAATGTCAGCCTGCATCAGGCGTCCCTGGGGGGCTGCAGCCAGGACTTCTTACTCTTCAGCCCTGAGGTGGAAAGCCTGCCTGTGGCCAGTAGCTCCACGCTGCTCCCGTTGGCCCCCAGCAATTCCACCAGCCTCAACTCCACCTTCGGCTCCACCAACCTGACAGGGCTCTTCTTTCCACCCCAGCTCAATGGCACAGCCAATGACACAGCAGGCCCAGAGCTGCCTGACCCTTTGGGGGGTCTGTTAGATGAAGCCATGTTGGATGAGATCAGCCTAATGGACCTGGCCATTGAAGAAGGCTTTAACCCTGTGCAGGCCTCCCAGCTGGAGGAGGAATTTGACTCTGACTCAGGCCTTTCCTTAGACTCGAGCCATAGCCCTTCTTCCCTAAGCAGCTCTGAAGGcagttcttcctcttcttcctcctcttcttcctcttcttcctctgcttcttcctctgcctcttcctccttttctgagGAAGGTGCGGTTGGCTACAGCTCTGACTCTGAGACCCTGGATCTGGAAGAGGCCGAGGGTGCTGTGGGCTACCAGCCTGAGTATTCCAAGTTCTGCCGCATGAGCTACCAGGATCCAGCTCAGCTCTCATGCCTGCCCTACCTGGAGCACGTGGGCCACAACCACACATACAACATGGCCCCCAGTGCCCTGGACTCAGCCGACCTGCCACCACCCAGTGCCCTCAAGAAAGGCAGCAAGGAGAAGCAGGCTGACTTCCTGGACAAGCAGATGAGCCGGGATGAGCACCGAGCCCGAGCCATGAAGATCCCTTTCACCAATGACAAAATCATCAACCTGCCTGTGGAGGAGTTCAACGAGCTGCTGTCCAAATATCAGCTGAGTGAAGCCCAGCTGAGCCTCATCCGAGATATCCGGCGCCGGGGCAAGAACAAGATGGCGGCGCAGAATTGCCGCAAGCGCAAGCTGGACACCATCCTGAATCTGGAGCGTGATGTGGAGGACCTGCAGCGCGACAAAGCTCGGCTGCTGCGGGAGAAAGTGGAGTTCCTGCGCTCCCTGCGACAGATGAAGCAGAAGGTCCAGAGCCTGTACCAGGAGGTGTTTGGGCGGCTGCGGGATGAGAATGGGCGACCCTACTCGCCTAGTCAGTATGCGCTCCAGTACGCCGGGGACGGCAGTGTCCTCCTCATCCCCCGCACGATGGCCGACCAGCAGGCCCGGCGGCAGGAGAGGAAGCCAAAGGACCGGAGAAAGTGA
- the NFE2L1 gene encoding endoplasmic reticulum membrane sensor NFE2L1 isoform X9, whose translation MTRLDRSSHSGGGNAKGSRPLNSLLAGHRVAQPPSVPGSRASVQDIDLIDILWRQDIDLGAGREVFDYSHRQKEQDVEKELRDGGEQDTWAGEGAEALARNLLVDGETGESFPAQFPADISSITEAVPTESEPPALQNNLLSPLLTGTESPFDLEQQWQDLMSIMEMQAMEVNTSASEILYNAPPGDPLSTNYSLAPNTPINQNVSLHQASLGGCSQDFLLFSPEVESLPVASSSTLLPLAPSNSTSLNSTFGSTNLTGLFFPPQLNGTANDTAGPELPDPLGGLLDEAMLDEISLMDLAIEEGFNPVQASQLEEEFDSDSGLSLDSSHSPSSLSSSEGSSSSSSSSSSSSSSASSSASSSFSEEGAVGYSSDSETLDLEEAEGAVGYQPEYSKFCRMSYQDPAQLSCLPYLEHVGHNHTYNMAPSALDSADLPPPSALKKGSKEKQADFLDKQMSRDEHRARAMKIPFTNDKIINLPVEEFNELLSKYQLSEAQLSLIRDIRRRGKNKMAAQNCRKRKLDTILNLERDVEDLQRDKARLLREKVEFLRSLRQMKQKVQSLYQEVFGRLRDENGRPYSPSQYALQYAGDGSVLLIPRTMADQQARRQERKPKDRRK comes from the exons ATGACCCGCCTGGACCGCAGCTCTCACAGTGGTGGGGGCAATGCCAAAGGCAGCCGGCCCCTTAACTCTTTGCTGGCTGGTCACCGGGTGGCCCAGCCCCCCTCTGTTCCTGGGTCCAGGGCTTCTGTTCAG GACATAGATCTGATTGACATCCTTTGGCGACAGGATATTGATCTGGGGGCTGGGCGTGAGgtttttgactatagtcatcgCCAGAAGGAGCAGGATGTGGAAAAGGAGTTGCGAGATGGAGGCGAGCAGGACACCTGGGCAGGCGAGGGCGCGGAAGCTCTGGCACGGAACCTGCTAGTGGATGGAGAGACTGGGGAGAGCTTCCCTGCACAG TTTCCAGCAGACATTTCCAGCATAACAGAAGCAGTGCCTACTGAGAGTGAGCCCCCAGCTCTTCAGAACAACCTCTTGTCTCCTCTTCTGACCGGGACAGAGTCACCATTTGATTTGGAAcagcagtggcaagatctcatgTCCATCATGGAAATGCAG GCCATGGAAGTGAACACATCAGCAAGTGAAATCCTGTACAATGCCCCTCCTGGAGACCCACTGAGCACCAACTACAGCCTTGCCCCCAACACTCCCATCAATCAGAATGTCAGCCTGCATCAGGCGTCCCTGGGGGGCTGCAGCCAGGACTTCTTACTCTTCAGCCCTGAGGTGGAAAGCCTGCCTGTGGCCAGTAGCTCCACGCTGCTCCCGTTGGCCCCCAGCAATTCCACCAGCCTCAACTCCACCTTCGGCTCCACCAACCTGACAGGGCTCTTCTTTCCACCCCAGCTCAATGGCACAGCCAATGACACAGCAGGCCCAGAGCTGCCTGACCCTTTGGGGGGTCTGTTAGATGAAGCCATGTTGGATGAGATCAGCCTAATGGACCTGGCCATTGAAGAAGGCTTTAACCCTGTGCAGGCCTCCCAGCTGGAGGAGGAATTTGACTCTGACTCAGGCCTTTCCTTAGACTCGAGCCATAGCCCTTCTTCCCTAAGCAGCTCTGAAGGcagttcttcctcttcttcctcctcttcttcctcttcttcctctgcttcttcctctgcctcttcctccttttctgagGAAGGTGCGGTTGGCTACAGCTCTGACTCTGAGACCCTGGATCTGGAAGAGGCCGAGGGTGCTGTGGGCTACCAGCCTGAGTATTCCAAGTTCTGCCGCATGAGCTACCAGGATCCAGCTCAGCTCTCATGCCTGCCCTACCTGGAGCACGTGGGCCACAACCACACATACAACATGGCCCCCAGTGCCCTGGACTCAGCCGACCTGCCACCACCCAGTGCCCTCAAGAAAGGCAGCAAGGAGAAGCAGGCTGACTTCCTGGACAAGCAGATGAGCCGGGATGAGCACCGAGCCCGAGCCATGAAGATCCCTTTCACCAATGACAAAATCATCAACCTGCCTGTGGAGGAGTTCAACGAGCTGCTGTCCAAATATCAGCTGAGTGAAGCCCAGCTGAGCCTCATCCGAGATATCCGGCGCCGGGGCAAGAACAAGATGGCGGCGCAGAATTGCCGCAAGCGCAAGCTGGACACCATCCTGAATCTGGAGCGTGATGTGGAGGACCTGCAGCGCGACAAAGCTCGGCTGCTGCGGGAGAAAGTGGAGTTCCTGCGCTCCCTGCGACAGATGAAGCAGAAGGTCCAGAGCCTGTACCAGGAGGTGTTTGGGCGGCTGCGGGATGAGAATGGGCGACCCTACTCGCCTAGTCAGTATGCGCTCCAGTACGCCGGGGACGGCAGTGTCCTCCTCATCCCCCGCACGATGGCCGACCAGCAGGCCCGGCGGCAGGAGAGGAAGCCAAAGGACCGGAGAAAGTGA